A part of Hydrogenobacter sp. T-8 genomic DNA contains:
- a CDS encoding ArnT family glycosyltransferase — MFPFSLRWVLTLSLFFFLFGSWVLSFTSLDEGRNVDSVQNMLRSKDFVSPVYNCEWRFEKPPMLYWLISLGSYLFGLNEFSARLISGLSAVGLVLLTYLIAGDFFSKDIAIKSAFVLITFPHLWLESRAVVPEMLNTFFALLGLYAFLKERFTLGWLALAFAFLTKGPVGVVLSVGAYLLWKRRLDFIKPTGLLLFILVGFSWYALMLFQHGYEYFYRFFIYENLMRYTGQRSTHPAPFYYYLLVLLVATLWYVPLYPKLIRHFKREWLPLLLWAFLVILFFSLAKNKLHHYILFSYPSIAIMLSYLVSERYLKVVLGLSTVSILLLTLGLHLYEKERFTPKAYPVVKAYKGDVYFYRAEDSALVFYSGRCIKKLEDPNRAEGLVITKEKYLKEFSECLLLQKGREFDGVYVLLDCTFGLK; from the coding sequence ATGTTTCCTTTTAGTCTGCGTTGGGTTTTAACCCTTTCTCTTTTCTTTTTCCTCTTTGGCAGTTGGGTCTTGTCCTTTACCTCCCTTGACGAAGGCAGGAACGTGGACTCAGTCCAAAATATGCTTAGGAGCAAAGACTTTGTCTCTCCAGTTTATAACTGTGAGTGGAGGTTTGAAAAACCACCCATGCTCTACTGGCTCATATCCCTTGGCTCCTACCTTTTTGGACTTAATGAGTTTTCCGCAAGGCTTATCTCTGGACTTTCCGCAGTGGGTTTAGTCTTGCTTACCTACCTTATAGCCGGGGATTTTTTCTCGAAGGACATAGCCATAAAGTCCGCATTTGTCCTTATTACCTTTCCTCACCTTTGGCTTGAGTCGAGGGCTGTTGTTCCAGAGATGCTAAACACCTTCTTTGCCCTACTTGGTCTTTATGCTTTTTTGAAGGAGAGGTTTACCCTTGGCTGGCTTGCCTTGGCTTTTGCCTTTCTTACAAAGGGTCCTGTGGGTGTGGTGCTTTCTGTGGGTGCGTATCTTCTCTGGAAGAGAAGGCTTGACTTTATAAAACCCACTGGTCTTTTGCTTTTTATTCTTGTAGGCTTTTCGTGGTATGCCCTTATGCTTTTTCAACATGGCTACGAATACTTTTATAGGTTCTTTATCTACGAAAACCTAATGCGATATACAGGACAAAGGTCTACACATCCTGCACCCTTTTATTACTACCTTCTTGTCCTTTTGGTGGCTACCCTCTGGTATGTGCCTTTGTATCCAAAGCTAATAAGGCATTTCAAAAGAGAATGGCTCCCTCTCTTACTCTGGGCTTTCCTCGTTATCCTTTTCTTTAGCCTTGCAAAAAACAAACTACATCACTATATACTCTTTTCCTACCCATCCATAGCCATAATGCTGTCTTATTTGGTAAGTGAGCGGTATCTAAAGGTGGTTCTGGGACTTTCCACTGTCTCAATACTCTTGCTTACCCTTGGCTTGCATCTTTATGAAAAGGAAAGGTTTACACCCAAAGCCTACCCTGTAGTAAAAGCCTATAAGGGAGATGTTTACTTCTATAGGGCGGAAGATTCTGCCCTTGTTTTCTACTCTGGCAGGTGCATAAAAAAACTTGAAGACCCCAATAGGGCAGAGGGGCTTGTCATAACAAAGGAGAAATACCTTAAGGAATTTAGTGAATGCTTACTCCTTCAGAAGGGTAGGGAGTTTGACGGCGTATATGTATTGTTAGACTGCACTTTTGGTCTAAAATAA
- the queF gene encoding preQ(1) synthase, whose product MEKKYGEKAIEEAQLEPWENPTPERNYMIEITFPEFSCLCPRSGYPDYATIRIRYIPDKYIVELRSLKLWLNKFRNRYISHEQATNEIYTALYETLKPRFLEVIGDFNPRGNVHTVIKVRSDENYG is encoded by the coding sequence ATGGAGAAGAAATACGGAGAGAAAGCCATAGAAGAGGCTCAGCTTGAGCCTTGGGAAAACCCCACACCAGAGAGAAACTATATGATAGAGATAACCTTTCCTGAGTTTTCTTGTCTTTGTCCTCGCTCTGGGTATCCAGACTATGCCACCATAAGGATAAGGTATATTCCAGATAAATACATTGTGGAGCTTAGGTCCCTAAAGCTCTGGCTTAACAAGTTTAGAAACCGCTACATATCGCACGAGCAGGCTACTAACGAGATATACACTGCCCTGTATGAGACGCTAAAACCTAGATTTCTTGAGGTGATTGGTGACTTCAATCCGAGGGGTAATGTGCATACGGTTATAAAGGTCAGGAGCGATGAGAATTACGGATAA